The Streptomyces capitiformicae genome contains the following window.
CCGCCTCCGCGAGGAACCCGGCTTCTCATTGGTGATCCTCGCCCCACGTGACGGTGTCGATGTCCACGCCCCCAAGCCGGCCGCCTCCGAACCGCTCATCGACTCGGGGACGCCACATCTCTACGCCGGGGTGGTGGAGGGAACGGGGATCGTCGGCCCGCTGGTCCTGCCCGGTGAGACGGGCTGCGCCGGTTGCCTGGATCAGGGGCGCGCCGACCGCGACGAGACCTGGCCGCGTCTGGTCGCCCAGTGGCGCTCCGGCCGTCCGCGCCAGGTCGAGGCCTGTGATCTCGCTCTGGCCACGACCGTCGCCGCACTGGCCGCGGGGCACGCGCTCGCCTTCCTCGACGGACAGGTACCGTCCAGCGTGGGCGCCCGCTGGGAGGCCTCGGTGCCCGGATTCGACTGGCACTCCCGCCCGGTGTGGCCGCATACCGTTTGTCCTTGCGGGGCGGCGGACAGAGGCGCCGTCGAGAAAGGTAACGGGGAACACACAGCTAAGGACGGGGCACCGCACGAGACAATGGCCGGGCATCAGCGGTCAACGAGGGCGTCCCGCAAAGCACACGCGGCACGGCCGGCTGGGATTTGGAGGGCGCATGTCTGATCTTCCTCGGAAGGCGGTCACCCGGACCGCCAAGCTCGCCGCGCTCCCGCTCGGCATCGCCGGTCGGGCCACCTGGGGACTCGGCAAACGCATCGTCGGCGAGTCCGCGGAACTCGTGGGCCGCGAACTCCAACAGCGCACGGCGGAGCAGCTGTTCAAAGTCCTGGGCGAGCTGAAGGGCGGCGCCATGAAGTTCGGGCAGGCCCTGTCCGTCTTCGAGTCGGCGCTACCGGAGGAGGTCGCGGGCCCTTACCGCGCGGCACTGACCAAACTCCAGGACGCGGCGCCGCCGATGCCGACCCGCACGGTGCACTCCGTACTGGAGGAGCGGATCGGCGAGGACTGGCAGGAGCTGTTCCTGGAGTTCGAGGACAAGCCGGCCGCGGCGGCGTCGATCGGTCAGGTGCACCGCGCGGTGTGGCACGACGGCCGTGCGGTCGCCGTCAAGGTGCAGTACCCGGGGGCGGGCGAGGCCCTCCTCTCCGACCTCGGCCAACTCAGCCGGTTCGCCCGCCTCCTCGGCCCCCTCATCCCCGGAATGGACATCAAGCCGCTCATCGCGGAACTACGGGACCGTGTCTCCGAGGAGCTCGACTACGGCTTGGAGGCCCAGGCCCAGCGGGCGCACGCGGAGGAGTTCGCGGGCGACCCGGATGTCGTGGTCCCGGCCGTGGTCCACCAGTGCGAGCAGGTGCTGGTGACGGAGTGGATGGACGGAACCCCCTTGTCGGAGGTGATCACCGACGGCACCCAGGAACAGCGTGACCGAGCAGGACAGCTGCTGACCCGCTTCCTCTTCTCCGGCCCGGCCCGCACCGGCCTCCTGCACGCCGACCCCCACCCGGGCAACTTCCGCCTCCTGCCGGACGAGAAGCGGGGCTGGCGCCTCGGCGTCCTCGACTTCGGCACGGTGGACCGCCTGCCGGGCGGCCTGCCCACGCCGATCGGGGAAGCTCTGCGGCTGACCATCGAGGGCGAGGCCGACGCGGTCTACGAGATGCTCCGCACGGAGGGATTCGTGAAGGAGTCGATAGACCTGGACCCGGACGCGGTCCTGGACTATCTGCTCCCCATCATCGAACCGGCCCGGGCGGACGAGTTCGCCTTCGCCCGTGGCTGGATGCGCAGCCAGGCCGCCCGCATAGCCGACCCCCGCTCCCCCGCCCACCAACTGGGCAAACAGCTGAACCTGCCCCCGTCCTACCTCCTCATCCACCGCGTGACCCTGAGCACCATCGGCGTCCTGTGCCAGCTCGGCGCAACGGTCCGCATGCGCGACGAACTCGAGGAGTGGCTGCCGGGCTTCCTCTCGGAAGAAGAGGACAGCGAGACGGCCGCGGAGGCGTGAGCGGGCTGACTCACCACCAGGACGAGTCCAGCCGACCCTCGATCGCTCTCAGGTTCTCCCGGGCGCAGGCCCCGCAGAAGTAGTGCCGTCTGCCGTTCTCCATGGAGCAGAGCCACAAGGGCTGGGGAACTTCGGCGGTCGCTCCGCAGCGGGCGCACACGAGGGGCTGGGGTCCTGCGGCGGAGCCACTGTCGTCGTTGTCTCCGGAAAGACGCGTCACGCGGCGACGATATCGCCGTGGCCGACAGATCCAGGTCACAACGCACCGCGGGGGCCGGTCCGTTCGGACCGGCCCCCGCGGGGAGCCACTGCTACGAGTGGTGGTGAAGTGCCTGACTCGGCCGGTTCATGCCGGTTGCCGCGTGGCGGCTACTGCATGACCGCCATGGCGAGCGCACGGCGGGCGCGCATCGAGGCGCGCTCGGCCCGGCGCTGCATCCGGCGGGCAACCAGCAGGCGCATGGCCTGGCGTTCCTGCTCGGCCTCGTGCAGGCGCTCGTGCATATGCGCACGAGCCAGGGCTTCTGGCATGAGATGCATTTCTCGGGTCCTGTTCTGGCGCGAGGCGTTCGCGCCGGTGGTGGTGAAGTCTGGAGTCGCGGAGCCTGCGGGCTCGCTCGTGGATGGCTTCATCGGGGCCTGCTTCTTGGGGTCGTGCGTCAGGGGGCGATCGATCGTTCCGGTGATGTTCATGCCGTGACCGGGTTCTTGCGCGGGCGACCACGGGGCCGCTTGCGGGCCACGACCACACCCTGGACGAAGAGCTCGCCACCCCAGACGCCCCAGGGCTCACGCCGCTCTTTGGCGCCGGCGAGGCAGGCCTCGATCAGCGGGCAGGTGCGGCAGAGGGACTTGGCGTACTCGACATCGGCCGGCGACTCGGCGAAGAAGACTTCCGGGTCGTAGGAGCGGCAGGGGACGGGTACGCCGAGGTTCTCGATGGCGTCGTCGAGCGCGGTGAGCGCAGTGAGCGGGGTCAAGGTGGAGTCCTCCGTGAGGCCGGGCGGGGGGATCGTTTCGGAAGGCGGTACGGACGGGGCGTGCGCTTCGAGTTGCACGGTTCGTCTTCCTCGTCTGGTCGTTCCGGCCGGTTGGCCGGGTGGCGGCTGGTACCGGGTTCTTTTCTTGTCCCGAGGCCCTTCGCTCTGCAGTCCCCGGTCGGAGACAAACAGAAGGGCCGCGGATCCCGGATGGGGTTCCGCGGCCCTGAAGGCGCCGACCTGATCGTCGATCAGGCTGGATCACTCCAGGGTTCAGGCCCACGGAAGGCCCACATCAGGTGGTGCTGCGTCGTCTGCTTCCGGAATCCGGCACCGGCCGCCGCAAAGGCATAGGCCTGGGCCTGTGCCGTTACTGCTGCTTCCAGTGCCTTGGTCGGTCG
Protein-coding sequences here:
- a CDS encoding WhiB family transcriptional regulator, which produces MQLEAHAPSVPPSETIPPPGLTEDSTLTPLTALTALDDAIENLGVPVPCRSYDPEVFFAESPADVEYAKSLCRTCPLIEACLAGAKERREPWGVWGGELFVQGVVVARKRPRGRPRKNPVTA
- a CDS encoding ABC1 kinase family protein produces the protein MSDLPRKAVTRTAKLAALPLGIAGRATWGLGKRIVGESAELVGRELQQRTAEQLFKVLGELKGGAMKFGQALSVFESALPEEVAGPYRAALTKLQDAAPPMPTRTVHSVLEERIGEDWQELFLEFEDKPAAAASIGQVHRAVWHDGRAVAVKVQYPGAGEALLSDLGQLSRFARLLGPLIPGMDIKPLIAELRDRVSEELDYGLEAQAQRAHAEEFAGDPDVVVPAVVHQCEQVLVTEWMDGTPLSEVITDGTQEQRDRAGQLLTRFLFSGPARTGLLHADPHPGNFRLLPDEKRGWRLGVLDFGTVDRLPGGLPTPIGEALRLTIEGEADAVYEMLRTEGFVKESIDLDPDAVLDYLLPIIEPARADEFAFARGWMRSQAARIADPRSPAHQLGKQLNLPPSYLLIHRVTLSTIGVLCQLGATVRMRDELEEWLPGFLSEEEDSETAAEA